The DNA region CTACGCCCCGGGCTACGCACCTGATCCGCCTACACTGACTTGTACTCCAGAGTCCACTCTCACTCCTGTCTCATCGAAGGTACCGGAGTGGTCCCCTGTTCCCGTTGAGCCAATGTGTCCCTTTGACGCCCTTCAAGCCAGCTATGGGATTCTACCCCATAGAGATTCTATCCGGCAGCAACCCTCTAGAGTTCGTGGTCCATTACCCGTACCCGTGGGATCCGAGTCCCCCGGATTACCATGATGAGTGGATGATGTACATGAACACGTGTCGGTTTCTGGACCACATTATGTGGttcgagggggagtggcacgtTGTCTGGGGCACCTACAcgggcccggtgtaccactcatTAGACTAGTTAGCGTCTAGAGTGGGAGTTCAGTCAGTGcttttgtgtacatatatcttttgtagcggtGCTAACTCTAGAATGACTGTCTAGGCCGGGTCGTACTAAACTCTCCTAATGGGTTGCACTTTTAAACCATAGTCTTTTGGTAGCTTGTTTAGCTACACTTTTCTCTATGCTATGAAACGCATTTTCGTTTTGATGGTTATGTTGATAGAATGCGGTATCCTTAtccttagcctgtgcatctagaatgaatcctatctgaatATGATCGGGTTTAGCCTAGGTGtagcggtaactactccggttattcggtatagccgagtcggggtgttacacaaaACCCTCCAACCATTAGAGAATGGACAACAAAAGACCTTAAAGCAACGCTTAAAATGCATAGGAAGACAGGGAAGTATGGTAGAGGAAAAGTGATTGACAGAAGGCCAATGCTTGAGGAGGAAGTGATTCATAAACCAATTGAGTCTGAAACTGTGCAACGAGTTACTGACTCCCTGAAGAAAATGAGTTCTAGCATTGCAGAATTTAGAGAAGTCATGGCTGGAATTGGAACCAACAATTCAGCGGTTGAAATCATAAAGAACACTTTTGTCAACTTCTCCCACACTGTCAATCCAACACCAAGTCCAAATCCAAGCCCACCGGTCCCAGCCGAGAGCCTGCTAAAGGATGATGATGGCTTCAATGAGCCAAGATTCTTAGAGGCAGTCGCTGAACTTGAAGCTGCATTCTATGCAACAATGAGGAACATCTCTCCTGAAATCCATGCACCTTCTTTCCAGCTGTTAACTCcgacaccatcaccaccacattCTGAGGATCAACAGCCAGCAAGAACATCACCATCAGCACCAGCACCAGCAGCACCAGAAACAACAGCAccaccagcagcagcagcaccaGCAACAACAGCAGCAGCACCAACAACAACAGCACCAGCAGCAACAACAGCACCACCAACAGCAACCCCATCCCCAAGAAGGCGATCACAAAGAGGAAAACCAGCCCAGCCTACCCTGGAGAAGACCCCACCACCAACAACACAAAGAGAACAACAAAGAGAAGCAACGACATCTCCAAGATCTCCCGAGATAGCAACCATGTTGGAAACATTGGTTGAAAATATTTCTAGAGTGCCTACAGAGCAACAAGTAGCCCCATCTACTTCAATACCATCTGCTTCAACACCAAAAACACCAGCAGAACTTGAATTTGAAAGGTACACCTATGCTTATAACACTTTATAATTTACTAATACTtgtgcttatattctgtgtatcttgttgagtgagtctgtgtattctaacatttcattctgtgtattctgtatattaaaatttttattctgtaattcacttagactatatattctgtgtattacatggtagtattttgtgtattacatgctatcattctgtgtattgactaTTATATTTCTGTGTATACACAGCATCCTTGCAGAGTCTGAAGAGGAAATTGAAGATGTCCACACAAAGAAAAGACCACAAAGAAAGTTGAAACAACTTCCTCTGGCCTTACGCTCACCATATTGGGCACAAAACAGAACAAAGCTGACAAACATTTCAGCTAAACAAAAAATCTTTTCAGACTACGCATTCTTGTCTTGTGGTGGTCAATATTCAATGAAGTAAGTTCAATTTTGATAACTTTTACTAGACATACATCATATTACTTAACATGTTATTTccttatgattaatctatattttACTTCGTGTAGTGATATGCTCTACATAGGGAACAATTTGGTTGCTAACCGGGAGGATTTCATGTCATTGGCATCCGGTTATGTATCTACCAACATCGTGCAAATTTGGTGCCAACTGATGAGTTTAATGGACATGAGAAGATCAATTGACAAGCCAAAAAGGGTTTTCTTCTCAGAAATTGTTTTTGTAAGTAAACATATtactctaaactttttttttctttcctttattcataccaatgcattgtataacaagaaaaaaaaaaacaaatttttgcagATGACGTTGGAAAGTGCAACAAATTTGCATAGCAAAAGTGCTGCCTCAAAGGCGATTTTGAAAGAATTCTGCGGAGCAATTGATCACCAACTCGAGTCGATTTCTCTTGATCTCAGTGATGCCAGTcttgtaagtacaaaataactataccttaattatttaaattctgtatattattcatttgaattgtccatataacacaaactgatttgtttttttttgactaCTCTTAACAGGTATTCTTCAGTATCCTCAGGCACCAACATTTCTACTTgttgtgctttaatttcttgacaTCCAGACTTCAAATAATTGACAACAGGCCTGTTCCTGAAGGAATTAAAGCAGTAGACAAGTATGAAGGTTGCCCGGAGAAACTAGTAAGAAATCTTATCTCtattaaattctgtgtattctgtatatTACAAAGTATATTCTGTATAGGACTTAGACtacatattctgtgtattacatgttgtgattctgtgtattctgtcatACTAATTACACACAACTATATCGGTATTCTACAGTTGATTGCCTTCACCAAGTATCTCGCAACAAAgaagattgcacttgcaaagGAGATGAAACAAATGAGAGTGCAATACGTGCAGATGCCTtggcaaaatgaagaaaatgctgTAGACTGTGCCATATACTCGATGAGGCATATGCAGACTTACACAGGCACATCAATAGAAGACTGGAATGTAGGACTCACTGGAGACCCTGAAGATGTGAGTATAAAACTATTCTTTCAACTTTCttccatattaaaatatttaacaattcatttctaattaattttgcatTCTATTTTTGCAGAATACATTCCTCACATCACTGAGAGTTAAATATGTCGCAACCATACTCATGTCAGAATGGAATACCCTTCTACCAGAGGTGACAAATGCAGCCAAAGAAATCTACAAACAATCAAAGTGACCGTGTTTGTAAAAATGTTGATTCCTAAAAACTGAAATTGAAACAAGTATCTGAAATGTGTTCTTTATTTCGGAAACTACTCTAActctgaaatgaaaaaaaaaaactttttgtcACATCTTATATTATAGGGTTCCATAAATTTATTCCAAGAAtgacttcaattatatattctgtgtattacgcggtaacattatgtgtattacatgttgtcgttctgtgtattcagtcAATGGTAACCCATACCTCTAAGACTAAACCTTAACACCTAAAACCATAACACatagtaatattctgtgtattacatagtaatattctgtgtattattgactTCAACTCTgtgtattcaacaatatatctgtatacatagtactGGGTGCTAAACCATAAACCCTACTTCTAAACCCTAGCTTCCACCTCTGTATTCTAACTCTAAAAACATATTACAGAGTGCActtcatattctgtgtattcgaCAGCAgtgttctgtgtattacatagtatcACTCTGTGTATTACAGAGTGCAATGTAAAGAAATAACACCAAATGGTTTCTGTTGTTTTGGTAAATACTTCTGTGTATCTTGCGGAAACAGTCTGTGTATTACTTGTAATAGTTTTGTGTATAAAAAGTACAACTGCATGacttgaaaaaacaaaactaacaaacagtaagataaaataccaccagactttgaacaattaaactccttcatcttcaattgttttgtaccagcactatatctttgcttacccctcctcacactaaaacctagcctgaaagcataatcattataaaccTCATATGCTTCATCAATAGAACTCACTGACACCCCTAACAAGTCCTGATCAGCTACAAAAACACagtgtttaagtacccctacagtcaatacacagaatacatgcctacaatacacatagtgtataactagaatacacagaatattgaaaacccaaaatacaaaacacacatcACCTTGTGTTTACATTACagctaacatgaatacacaaactctCTGACCACAATACACATATTGAATTcaaataatacacagaatattcacaaaaacacacaaaaatcaaCCAGACTGACATTCGATAAACAAAACACAATACACCCTCTGTTTTTACATACAACtacaatgaatacacagaaacatTGTCTGAAATACTCACAGTTCAttaaaagaatacacataatatccacACAAATACAGAAAACTCATCTTCTACCCTTCCAATCGCATAGTTGTATCATAAAACAATCCTAAAACCAGtatcaaataatcaaaacacacgaatcaaagcatgcaaattcaatgattttcataaacacaaacaaaatcacaaaatcaaacataaaaaacctGGATTACGATCGCCTGAAATAGCCAATCCAACCGCATCATCGAGTTCTTCAGTCGCAACCACCTCCTGCTGCGAATTGACGCCTTCCATATCCTACTGCTTGAGAATCCAATAGCTACGACTGTATATTTGTTATTCGTGAGTTCACAGATCGGAGAAGAAGATCGCCATAACCgccaaaacacaaacaattcaaattcactgttttttttatatatattaggaagttAACGGAGGAAACGGACGTGAATCCCAAAATAACGCCCACTTACTGCCTAATggacaaaacgacgtcgttttgattccTGGTGCACAATGCTACGTCCACCacggtgcatggtataattttcCGTACCATTACACCCTGGACCCAATTAATTTATGGACCTCGCCTTCCTGGACCAATCAACCTTGGACTCATGTCTAATTCTTCTATCAGTACGCTTAAcacatataaacataaaaataccATATTCAAacacatatactccgtataacatcaatcattattccatggaccatggtctacacatttgtgtgaaccataaataaaaagtatatttttaacatatgtaaagtacattatttgaaacaaataaatgaataatgaatttttagtatattgataATGTATATTGCATTATTACATATTGGGAATAACTTATATGGAGTTGGGTATATAACATACCAAGTGCACATAAAATACAACTAATAATTGGGAGTTGAGTAGAAGACTAGTAAACTATAAAGCTTATGTCAATAAAATTCAAGTTCATTTCAACTTGTTGAATTGTCCAAAGcatatttttcaatttctgcaaaatgaactaaaaaagatatatgaatttaattatcTGGAAAGCGTAAAGGGAGTAGTAGAGTAGAACATTTTACTCAAAACATACTTCTTTACCTTAAGTATGTCACAATATTATTTGGCGATCATGTTGGAGTGAGGATTAACACCCGAATACTCATGTAGACGGGTGATCTattgcaaatattaaatatgactCAATTTTCATGGCGGTATGTAATAGAAATATTCACTTGCAGTGttcaaattcacatatttatGCTGATACTGCAACTTTAATTTACATCTTTGACAAGTTTGATAAGTACTCCAAGTATCTGCTTCAAAACCTTGAATGGAAACACATGTCTAGATTGATAAGCACTCCAAGTAAATAATCCATAAACTAGAGTTGATTATAAGTTATTGATGATCTATATTCATAAATCATATCTAGGTTTTCTTTCAGTAATAcctaacatataaaatttcactGTCTATCATCAAAACCCATGCATAAACATGAGTACATAGTACATGATAGTTCTGATCTGCTCCATTTTTTCCCGCGAAAGCCAAACAAGTCCTCCCACTGTCCCACATCGAAATCAGATGGGAAATATGTTCTCTTAATAAATGCCTAGTTAGAAGAGTTGCTCGCTGGGCTTAGTAGCGCGAGCCTGTAACCTCAGCGGGAGCATTAAGGTGGTGGAAAATTGGGCGTGTGGACCGGCGGGTAGTCTCTCTGCGAGGGCGGAACCGAGAGACAGAGGAGCCCTCTCTGCCTTCAGATCGGAAAGCCCCACCAGGTTCCGGCTTCAGCATACCAGCGCGTGCTCCTCCCTCCTACTTCTCTCCGCGCTGGCCGTGAACCCCACCCTAATTGgaccaccattttttttaaaatttcctttTAGGCCCAAGTATGAGCTCACTCTGGCCCAATAAACCTCacacaacaatgaaaatataatatgtttattcacaaatgcataaaaacactttaaatgattttttcaaaattaaatattcagAATGTGTATGAATATGTTTAGTATTGAGACTCCTTAATAGCAGCAAcgttgtattatatattatatatgtaaattgtatttgCCAATAAggattcaacattttttttcaaattcgtCTATATTGTTTTGTCTCCTTCAAACAACTCAGTTCTTGCTGCTAAGCCCTCTTCATGCATGTTAGTGCCGGTACTCCTACTAATGATACAGCTGAACGGAGCCATCCAAAAAGCTACCGGAATGTTTAGCAAGTGGAGAATTGATCAAAATTTCATTAGAGaattagaaaattgaaaaataaaaaacttgtaTTAAACTCAATTCTCCACATGTGTAAACGCTCTCCATTCCTCCAATTTTTGGCATTTGATAATTTGATTACCACTTGATTGATCTATTGAATAATCATCGCCATCACAAAACATATACAAACATGACAATTCCCACATCGTTCTCGGATGACAAATATGCCTCCCTCACCTGCATCAACATACAACCGAGCACATTCAAagcaaaataaatatacaaattttatctCGAGTTTCTACGAAAACATTCACCAAAGATCAAATGAAATATCTAAAGCAATTTATGAAACTAACCTGTAGTATATTGCCATGAGCTTAGTTAGGATGCTTGTAGCAATTCCCACGAACCtttgtcatttttaattataccaCACGAGGCTGCAATACCGGGTTGACCCCACGTACTCTATCTACGTTTATCTTCACTAACAGGGGTCGTTGCCATTCCCACATAACAAGTGtctcatattttattttggaaGAGGAGGCGCCAAAATTAACGCTTTGTTCAAGCAACGTCGTCTGACCTTTCATTATTTCCAACTTCTTCAATTCAATCGCTGCATTTCTCTTGCTCATTCCCCTCTGttctcttctctcttttctcccCTTGATCATGAAAGAGTAATTCATAAATAACTGTATAACAAGAATATAAATAACTGTAGCAAGCATATAGAACAGAGAAAGATTCAAACTGAACAATAATGATGGATGAAAGTGTAGGAGCAAAATCCATAAATGAATGGAAGGAAGGTTGCAAACTTGCAATGCTGACAAACCAATGTCATCTATAGCAAAAACATCTGCTACATTTTCACATTTAGCATCTAAATGAAAGCCAAACAAGCCCTTGCACAATATCCCACATCGAAACCAAATGAGAAATATTTTCTCTTAATAATTCCCTAGCTAGAAGAATTGATTGCTGGGCTTGGTAGTGCGAGCCTGTGACCCAAGCGGGAGCATTAAGATGGTGAAACAATTGGGCTTGCCTTGAGGGCTGGGCTTGGGTTGTTATCAACTGGCCTGCCCGTTCCAAGTGGTGAGTTGGGCGGTGGAGTCTCTACGAAGGTTGAGGCATCTCTGCCCTTAGATTGGAGGGCACCGCGTGAGGCTGGCTTCACAGAGCAGCGATAACCTCCTCCTCTCTGCAGTGGAAGGATAACGGGCTGGTGCACCCTCAGTCCACTAGTGCCTGATTGGCCGTCCAAATTGAACCAccatctttttcttttgggaCAGCCCAAACCCAAATTAATTCAATTTAGAAAAACACTTTTTAGGTAAAAagtattcaaaatttcaaatgattttttaaatttaaatattcagaatatttatgaatatgtttAGTATTGGAACTCCTTAATAGCAGCAATgttgtattatatatgtaaataaactGTATTTGCCTACAaggattcaatatttttttcacATTCGTTTATATTGTTTTGTCTCCTTCAAACAACTCAATTCCTGCTGCTAAGAGTCGAAAACCTCTTCAAGCAAGCAGGTACCGTTGCTCTTGCTATTGATGCCACTAAAAATTAATTGTGTAGAAAATATTTAAGGGGCGTTTGGTTAGAGTATCAAAATTGGAATTAGAATCACAatcaaatatttagtaattggAATGAGTTTTAACAAAAGCAGACTCTTTGTTTAACAGAAGTCAGAAGCTGGAATTTCCTttgataaaggttcaagacaaAATGTTCATGCAAacaacttaaaagttaaaaccttTGTTATCGAAAACAAAAGCACAGTACTAAACTCACATATTTATTCTGATGTTCCAACTTTATATCTTTGACAAGCTTGATAACCGCTCCAAGTATCTGCTCCAAAACCTTGAATGGAAACACAGAATATATGTCAGCATGCTGAGAAACAAAGTTCTTTACGTCAGTGGAAGTCACAATCCAGTCCAGAGATCAAGAAGACGAAAGTGCAGATAAAAGGCTGCAAGGATATGGCAAGAGATCCACACATTGTAATATCCATTTTCGATAAAAGTAGCATGACAAAAAATTTGTATGCATAATCTCAAATCACAACCCTAATTTCCCCTAAACTCAATAAATAATCAAAACTGCTAAATTTTACATACCAAGGCTTCAAAATAATGCTGCCCCTCTTTCATCATTTCCTCCCAAGCCTGCATCAATATATAATCGAGCACATTtcatataaaatacaaattatagATGGAGAGAGTACAAGTTGGAGATCATAGTTGCTCTAGTGGATTTGGAGAGGAGAGAACCATCAGGGCCTAAGCAGTGACGCTCTAGTTGCTCCGTTACTGAACCCCTTCACCATTTTCCTACCACAACCAAATCTATGCAAACCGCCCTTGcaacttcaattcatttctaaaacttcagcaaagtacaattaaactaaataataaaaacatatgaaaatatataatgtgaGATGGAAATGAAAATGAAGCAAAGCTTATAGGGTGTGATTGGACGCTGCCAGCAGAACCTAATCATCTCTGTCATTCCATTCAGTGAAGCAAATTAAAGCTTTCATAGCTGTCAAGAACCATAAGTGAGTACATGATAGTTGTCTGCTCCAGTTTTTCCCCATGAAAGCCAGACAAGCCCTTGCACAATTTCCCACATCGAAACCAGATGAGAAATATTTTCTCTTAATAATTCCCTAGCTAGAAGAATTGATTGCTGGGCTTGGTAGCGTGAGCTTGTGACCCAAGTGGGAGCATTAAGATGGTGGAACAATTGGGCTGGGCTTGGGTTGCTATCAACTGGCCCGCCTGTTCCAAGTGGTGAGTTGGGCGGTGGAGTCTCTTTGAAGGTGGAGGTGTCTCTGCCCTTAGATTGGAGGGCACCGCGTGAGGCTGGCTTCACAGAGCAGCGATAACCTCCTCCTCTCCGCAGTGGAAGGATAACGGGCCAGTGCCACTAGTGCCTGATGGGCTGTCCAAATTGAACCActatctttttcttttggggCCAGTTAGCAACACAGCCCAATCCCAATAAACCCCTTGCAACACAGCCAAGTTATGTTATTATTGATCAAGGCCACAATCAAACATTATGGATTGTATAATACCCCATTTAGATTATTTAAGTAAATAATCCATAAACTAGAgttgattataaaattagtcATGATCTATATTCATAAATCATATCCAAGTTTTCTTTCAGTAATACCTAACATATAAAAATTTTCTGCCATCATAGAAAAATTGTTCTGGGTTTGTCATATTGTCAGATAAACTTCATTTATATTTCAGTCTTGGAAGGGTTAAAGATCAGAGGGGAATCAGATGTACTTAAAGCATATGCCAAGTGCACATAAAACACAACTAATAATTGGGAGTTGAGTAGAACATTAGTAAACTATAATTGCTGAAGAGTCCAAAGCATATTTTCCAATTTCTGCAAAatgaactcaaaaaatatacGATGAACGGAAGAAAGGTTGCAATACTGACAGACCAATGTCATCCATAGCAACAACATCTGCTACCTTTTCACATTTAGCATCTAAATGATTTTTGATCTCACGTGAACGTAATATCTGGTATTCTGCCATGTCCTACAATATCAGAACAATAGAAGTTTTTAACATATATGTTCCATTAGAATTACTAAGTTCAAGACTTGAAGTAATTAGAATAGCAATATACAACTCAGACACCTGACAACTAAACAAAAACTTGCAAAGCAATTCCTCAATCCAAAAAATCAAAGGTCATACCATGGATAACGGCAACTGCCCGAGTTGAGTttcccataaataaataaataattaggtGTTATTCCAAGGTAATGATTGGGAATACCTCCAATTGAAGGGTCTGAAGCATCTATGCTGCACCAACTTCTTCAGAGTACACTCCACTCCTCAATTTCATCATCTCTGGAGATAAGACGTAGCCTCAACCTTTGAGCAGCTTCTGCAGCTACAAGCCAAAGCTCAAGAACTTCATAAACCTAAAATATTTTCACATATCGTGGAAATATCACAAAACAAATTCTTGGCCAATTTTTCTTTGAGCATAGATGTGCTCCTCTAAATATGGAAATTGCtacaaagtataattttaaGGGTGATGCTTCAGCAAAATTCATCTTTCTAAATTGAAGTGGCAAATGGTTCACAAAAAGGATGAATCTTTAAAAGATTTGCTGCAGAAAGAGTTTGCTGATACTCTTCCACTAAAGCAATTGCCTACATTATTTATCCATAATCCATAATCCATAAAAGGATCAAATTGCACACAAATtagcatgaaaaaaaaatgcataatcTCAAATCACAACCCTAATTTCCCCTAAACTCAATATATGATCAAAACTGCAAAATTTTACTTATATAGTACCGAAGCTCCGTTACTGAGTTCCTTCACCATTTCCCGACCACAACCAGTCTATACGAACCGCCGCTGcaacttcaattcatttctaaCTTTATGGTGAACAATGATTCAACGCAAAAACCATGCACACAGCTCTCTgctccatttttttttgctaTGAAAGCTAAGCATGTCCTCGCTCAATTTCCCACATCGAAATCAGATGACAAATATTTTCTCTTAATAAGCGCCTAGCTAGGAGGGCTGATCGCTGGGCTTGGTAGCGCGAGCCTGTCACCCAAGTGGGAGCTTTATGGTGGAACAGTTGGACTTGCCCTGAAGGCTGGGCTTGGGTTGCTCTCTACTGGCTTGCCCGTTCCAAGTGGTGAGTTGTGCTGTGGATTCTCTGCGTAGGCGGAGGCTTCATGGCTCTTAGATTGGAGGGCAATGCGTGAGGCTGGCTTTACAGAGCAGCGAAAACCTCCTCCTCACTGCAGTGGAAGGACAACAGGCCGGTGCATCCTTGGCCCACTAGCGCCTGATGGGCTGTCCAAAATGAACTAccatctttttttatttttcattttggcCCGTCACCGTATGTGAATGGGCCCTGGCCGGGTAGGCCCAAAAAACGCCATACAGCAACACGAcgagggttgttatgccgtggacttgggtctacattcacatacactatactctacattcacaatttgtaaactccacattcacacattacaggattatatgtttagtaactatattaccactgttatgcatccacacattcaaaactttatattcacaggtcctatactccacattcacactccacattcacaacttgagaattccacatttacacattacaaggctacaagttgctagaacttcttaactctattacagattcacacatgcataactctacattcacgatttctatactccatattcacaatttgaaacctcNAAGACGTAGCCTCAACCTTTGAGCAGCTTCTGCAGCTACAAGCCAAAGCTCAAGAACTTCATAAACCTAAAATATTTTCACATATCGTGGAAATATCACAAAACAAATTCTTGGCCAATTTTTCTTTGAGCATAGATGTGCTCCTCTAAATATGGAAATTGCtacaaagtataattttaaGGGTGATGCTTCAGCAAAATTCATCTTTCTAAATTGAAGTGGCAAATGGTTCACAAAAAGGATGAATCTTTAAAAGATTTGCTGCAGAAAGAGTTTGCTGATACTCTTCCACTAAAGCAATTGCCTACATTATTTATCCATAATCCATAATCCATAAAAGGATCAAATTGCACACAAATtagcatgaaaaaaaaatgcataatcTCAAATCACAACCCTAATTTCCCCTAAACTCAATATATGATCAAAACTGCAAAATTTTACTTATATAGTACCGAAGCTCCGTTACTGAGTTCCTTCACCATTTC from Ipomoea triloba cultivar NCNSP0323 chromosome 6, ASM357664v1 includes:
- the LOC116021840 gene encoding uncharacterized protein LOC116021840 isoform X1; the protein is MLQTLQLEDMAEYQILRSREIKNHLDAKCEKAWEEMMKEGQHYFEALVLEQILGAVIKLVKDIKLEHQNKYGRKERREQRGMSKRNAAIELKKLEIMKGQTTLLEQSVNFGASSSKIKYETLVMWEWQRPLLVKINVDRVRGVNPVLQPRVV
- the LOC116021840 gene encoding AUGMIN subunit 4-like isoform X3 is translated as MLQTLQLEDMAEYQILRSREIKNHLDAKCEKAWEEMMKEGQHYFEALVLEQILGAVIKLVKDIKLEHQNKYREENRGE
- the LOC116021840 gene encoding AUGMIN subunit 4-like isoform X2 translates to MLQTLQLEDMAEYQILRSREIKNHLDAKCEKAWEEMMKEGQHYFEALVLEQILGAVIKLVKDIKLEHQNKYKKMVVQFGRPIRH